One stretch of Armigeres subalbatus isolate Guangzhou_Male chromosome 2, GZ_Asu_2, whole genome shotgun sequence DNA includes these proteins:
- the LOC134209670 gene encoding uncharacterized protein LOC134209670, protein MARLTSLFSSRDYCLMQRQKLRSITQNADETDLKFVKRVIAAAKLCNFGEEQLLENVVFIIQSSAVNIKVREASRKVLRKGGNLTSLLDKIQACEMEKLNEEMYRKNHRKTNNAEVAAVSYSHKTETGSQVKGYGSSYHSRPFIRKWDLSQQKGQHFRQSVKYENRNPCTRCTSTRHLTSECHAIDKICRKCHRKGHLERACGIIPASTHNTMKRKNDDQQQGPPPKVRQIAAVSQTDLHVDEPVEANHAINISKKDCNCVIVGYIANCAISFLIDSGAEVNTIDSNTFNLLKNATCHPDLFTV, encoded by the exons ATGGCAAGATTAACAAGTTTGTTCAGCTCACGTGACTACTGTCTAATGCAACGTCAGAAGCTACGATCAATTACTCAAAACGCAGATGAAACGGATTTGAAATTTGTCAAACGGGTGATTGCGGCTGCTAAGCTATGTAACTTCGGGGAAGAACAATTACTGGAAAATGTAGTATTTATAATACAATCGTCTGCGGTAAACATTAAAGTTCGGGAAGCGAGCCGTAAGGTGCTCAGAAAAGGAGGTAACTTAACATCACTTCTTGATAAGATACAAGCATGTGAAATGGAGAAGTTAAACGAAGAAATGTACAGGAAAAACCACAGGAAAACAAACAACGCAGAAGTAGCGGCAGTATCGTATTCTCATAAAACTGAAACCGGCTCTCAAGTGAAAGGATATGGAAGTAGCTATCACag TCGACCGTTTATTCGGAAATGGGATTTGTCGCAACAAAAAGGGCAACATTTCCGTCAAAGTGTTAAATACGAAAACCGAAATCCTTGCACAAGATGTACAAGTACTCGTCATTTGACTTCAGAATGTCATGCCATTGACAAAATTTGCAGAAAATGCCATCGCAAAGGTCATTTGGAGCGTGCATGTGGCATTATACCAGCATCGACACACAACACAATGAAAAGGAAAAATGATGACCAACAGCAGGGGCCTCCACCCAAAGTTCGTCAAATTGCAGCGGTCTCCCAAACAGACTTGCATGTCGATGAACCAGTT GAAGCAAATCATGCAatcaatatttccaaaaaagaTTGTAATTGTGTCATTGTTGGTTATATCGCCAATTGTGCTATATCATTTTTGATCGATTCGGGGGCAGAAGTTAATACAATTGATTCAAATACGTTCAATCTCTTAAAAAATGCAACGTGTCATCCAGATCTCTTTACTGTATAA
- the LOC134209671 gene encoding uncharacterized protein LOC134209671: MELNNSDASEDGVSISADWRCSGDEAPVEFSVLPSVDSPSNFRRGSFKSGSAPVPQHRVKLRRYATDESSWRIEEDSSHYNGANAPKTAQKKSIKQRMTLLKKALKKQTKISATLAEKLKMSSETRQRSQCATVSNTDDFRNVMNSTSNEMPNTRHNSVSNESSLFSCMNNFSIASLNVPECKSPDGDEEIDRKRLRNGKTC, from the exons ATGGAGCTGAACAATTCGGATGCCTCCGAAGATGGCGTCAGTATATCCGCCGATTGGAGGTGTTCCGGTGACGAGGCTCCCGTCGAGTTCAGCGTTCTCCCATCGGTAGATTCTCCATCCAACTTCCGGCGTGGATCATTCAAATCAGGTTCCGCTCCTGTTCCGCAACACCGTGTCAAGCTCCGACGGTATGCGACTGACGAATCTAGCTGGAGGATCGAGGAAGATTCGAGCCACTACAATGGCGCAAATGCTCCCAAAAC aGCTCAAAAGAAATCAATTAAACAGCGAATGACGTTATTAAAAAAAGCATTGAAAAAACAGACAAAAATAAGTGCGACTTTAGcagaaaaacttaaaatgtcaTCAGAAACGAGGCAGCGTTCTCAATGTGCAACGGTTTCCAATACTGACGATTTCCGCAATGTCATGAATTCTACTTCTAATGAAATGCCAAATACAAGACATAATAGTGTTTCGAATGAATCTTCATTATTCAGTTGCATGAATAACTTTTCAATCGCATCCCTCAATGTTCCGGAATGTAAATCCCCTGATGGAGATGAAGAGATTGACAGAAAACGTTTGAGAAATGGAAAGACATGCTAG